Proteins co-encoded in one Polynucleobacter sp. MG-6-Vaara-E2 genomic window:
- a CDS encoding (2Fe-2S)-binding protein, with protein sequence MAELNVNGKKYKVDVDPDTPLLWVIREQIGLTGTKYGCGVGQCGACTVLFEGQALRSCSVPVSAAEGKKIETIESLEKSGQLSKVQKAWVDNQVPQCGYCQSGMVMATTALLRNNPKPTDAQIDESITNICRCGTFQQVRAAIHAASKA encoded by the coding sequence ATGGCTGAGTTAAATGTCAATGGCAAGAAATACAAGGTGGATGTAGATCCAGATACCCCATTACTTTGGGTCATACGTGAGCAAATTGGTCTCACTGGTACTAAGTATGGTTGTGGAGTGGGCCAATGCGGCGCCTGTACGGTTTTGTTTGAAGGCCAGGCATTGCGTAGCTGCTCAGTGCCAGTTTCTGCAGCAGAAGGCAAGAAGATCGAAACCATTGAGAGCTTGGAGAAGAGCGGTCAACTTTCTAAAGTACAAAAAGCTTGGGTTGATAACCAAGTGCCACAGTGTGGCTACTGCCAGTCTGGCATGGTGATGGCAACAACTGCTTTGTTGCGTAACAACCCAAAGCCAACCGATGCGCAAATCGATGAGTCGATTACCAATATCTGCCGTTGCGGCACATTCCAACAAGTGCGTGCAGCGATTCATGCTGCTAGCAAGGCTTAA
- a CDS encoding CidA/LrgA family protein yields the protein MISGLVQILLFQSLGELVSKLLLPTLPGPVIGLVLMVGWLVIRKGINAELAMVADGFSQYLGLLFVPAAVGVVLFLPQLKANALAIISALVASVILTIGSSALVVRFLSRKASHE from the coding sequence ATGATTTCTGGCTTAGTACAAATCCTGCTTTTTCAGAGCCTTGGGGAGTTGGTTTCCAAGCTTCTCTTACCTACCCTACCCGGCCCAGTGATTGGCTTAGTTCTGATGGTTGGGTGGCTAGTCATCCGTAAGGGGATCAATGCTGAACTAGCGATGGTCGCCGATGGTTTTAGCCAGTATCTTGGCTTACTCTTTGTACCCGCTGCCGTTGGTGTGGTGCTATTTCTACCGCAACTCAAAGCCAATGCCTTGGCCATCATATCCGCACTAGTTGCCAGCGTCATACTCACGATTGGTTCAAGCGCATTAGTGGTTCGCTTCTTAAGCCGAAAGGCTAGTCATGAGTGA
- a CDS encoding LrgB family protein: MSEKHSIVEIWVYLSGSPLFALFITLAAYQIGLTIYKHAKQNPLANPVAIAILIVATSIQFIEMPYSTYFEGAQFIHFLLGSATVSLAIPIYRGLSSLKGRSLPLIAALCTGGLVSIVSAVEIATLLGADRSITGAMYPKSVTAPIAMGIAERIGVSPTLTAIFAVSTGILGAILAPFVLNALGMKAWWQRGFAIGIGAHGIGTSRAFSIHPEAGTYASLAMGMNGVISAVAIPIIYHLFNK, encoded by the coding sequence ATGAGTGAAAAGCATTCCATCGTCGAAATTTGGGTTTATTTATCGGGTAGCCCCCTCTTTGCACTCTTCATTACGCTGGCCGCCTACCAAATAGGCCTAACCATTTACAAGCACGCCAAGCAAAATCCTTTAGCCAACCCAGTAGCAATTGCCATCTTGATTGTTGCAACTAGCATTCAATTCATTGAAATGCCCTACTCAACTTATTTTGAGGGTGCTCAATTTATTCACTTCTTGCTTGGTTCCGCAACTGTATCTTTAGCCATTCCGATTTATCGTGGGCTGAGCAGCCTCAAAGGAAGATCACTGCCCTTGATTGCAGCGCTGTGTACTGGCGGTTTAGTGTCAATTGTGAGTGCCGTAGAAATTGCTACGCTTTTAGGGGCTGATAGAAGTATTACTGGTGCCATGTATCCAAAATCAGTGACTGCGCCAATTGCGATGGGTATTGCTGAGCGTATTGGCGTGTCACCTACTTTGACAGCAATTTTTGCGGTGAGCACTGGAATACTAGGCGCTATCTTGGCACCCTTTGTTCTGAATGCCCTAGGAATGAAAGCTTGGTGGCAAAGAGGATTTGCAATTGGCATTGGCGCGCACGGAATTGGTACCTCACGCGCATTTAGCATTCACCCAGAGGCGGGAACCTATGCAAGCCTTGCAATGGGAATGAATGGCGTTATTAGTGCCGTTGCCATTCCCATCATCTATCACTTATTCAATAAGTGA
- a CDS encoding tripartite tricarboxylate transporter substrate binding protein encodes MKLHRYLATGLIFLAVFSASHAYAQSNYPNRPIRLIIPFTPGGVTDTSGRFIAEQLSLKLGQQVIADNKPGASGNIGTQMVTTAEPDGYTLLLGYAGTLSINPSLFDKVPFDSVKDFAPIGKIGDAILIIVANNDFQGKTLSDVIAISKKDPNGLSYGTSGSGGTPHIAGELFKQKTGANLVHVPYKGGGQALLDLLGGNIPLVYTAVAGANQYVTTGRIRAIAVSSAKHSPSMPDVPTFIESGVKDFVIDDWVGLLAPAKTPKPIIAKLNQALNEILNSPEGKAKLLSMGIFPSPGTPEKFGEQIKGDLVRFAPIVKAAQIKSE; translated from the coding sequence ATGAAATTACACCGTTACCTAGCAACAGGCCTGATATTCCTTGCGGTATTTAGTGCTTCGCATGCCTACGCTCAATCAAACTATCCGAATCGACCCATTCGTTTAATTATTCCATTTACCCCAGGTGGTGTAACTGATACATCAGGTAGATTTATTGCCGAACAATTGTCATTAAAGCTTGGTCAACAGGTGATTGCTGACAATAAACCTGGCGCATCGGGCAATATTGGCACTCAAATGGTTACAACTGCTGAACCTGATGGCTATACCTTGCTATTGGGATACGCAGGTACCTTATCAATCAATCCTTCACTTTTTGACAAAGTGCCATTTGATAGTGTGAAAGACTTTGCGCCAATCGGAAAGATTGGTGATGCCATCTTGATCATCGTTGCTAATAATGATTTTCAGGGAAAAACTTTGTCGGATGTCATCGCGATATCTAAAAAGGATCCCAATGGACTGTCCTATGGCACCTCTGGATCTGGTGGCACACCGCATATTGCGGGGGAATTATTTAAACAAAAGACCGGCGCCAACCTCGTTCATGTCCCTTATAAGGGTGGTGGTCAAGCTCTGCTAGATTTATTGGGTGGGAATATTCCGCTGGTCTACACCGCAGTTGCTGGAGCAAATCAATACGTGACAACCGGAAGAATTAGAGCAATTGCGGTATCAAGTGCAAAGCATAGTCCAAGCATGCCTGATGTGCCAACCTTTATCGAGAGTGGCGTGAAAGATTTTGTAATTGATGATTGGGTTGGTTTATTGGCACCAGCCAAAACACCCAAACCAATTATTGCCAAGTTGAATCAGGCATTAAATGAAATTCTGAATTCACCAGAAGGCAAAGCAAAGTTGCTATCTATGGGTATATTCCCATCACCCGGCACCCCTGAAAAATTTGGCGAACAAATTAAAGGTGACTTGGTCAGATTTGCGCCGATTGTCAAAGCTGCTCAAATCAAATCTGAGTAA
- a CDS encoding oxaloacetate decarboxylase, whose translation MTTQRNLFNQRLSKPGLIVAPGVYEMVSLRLADRMNFDALYMTGYGTVASLMGLPDAGMATYTEMVGRVTAMAGMAKTPLIADGDTGYGGLLNVRHTIRGYEAAGAVAIQLEDQEFPKKCGHTPGRRVIPMEDMVRKIEVAVASRTDPNFKIIARTDARTTLGLDEALRRGEAYAKAGADILFIESPETQEEMQRIGKTFSGHPLIANMVEKGRTPVLSKAELEQLGYKIAIFPVTALLASVQAMTKVYEHFKDSGSSINNPVDLYDFGDLSKLMGFEDVWEFEKRFVETK comes from the coding sequence ATGACCACTCAACGAAATTTATTTAATCAACGACTCAGTAAGCCAGGATTAATTGTTGCGCCTGGTGTTTATGAGATGGTGTCATTGCGTTTAGCGGATCGGATGAATTTCGATGCTCTCTATATGACTGGTTACGGCACGGTTGCCTCTCTAATGGGTTTACCAGATGCTGGTATGGCAACCTATACCGAAATGGTAGGCAGAGTAACTGCAATGGCTGGCATGGCCAAGACTCCTTTGATTGCTGATGGTGATACGGGTTATGGTGGGCTATTAAATGTTCGTCACACCATTCGTGGCTATGAAGCTGCAGGTGCAGTAGCGATTCAATTAGAGGATCAAGAGTTTCCAAAAAAATGCGGACATACTCCTGGGCGCCGAGTAATTCCCATGGAAGATATGGTTAGAAAGATTGAGGTGGCTGTTGCTTCACGCACGGACCCCAATTTCAAGATCATCGCTAGAACAGACGCGAGAACTACCTTAGGTTTGGATGAGGCACTGCGCCGCGGTGAAGCCTATGCAAAGGCGGGCGCAGATATTTTGTTTATCGAATCACCTGAGACGCAAGAAGAAATGCAACGCATAGGCAAGACCTTTTCAGGTCATCCCTTGATTGCTAATATGGTAGAGAAGGGAAGGACACCTGTTCTATCAAAGGCTGAGTTAGAACAGTTGGGATACAAAATCGCTATCTTCCCTGTAACCGCTTTACTGGCTTCAGTGCAGGCTATGACCAAGGTGTACGAACACTTCAAGGACTCTGGATCCTCGATTAACAATCCAGTCGATTTGTATGACTTCGGTGACCTATCTAAGCTAATGGGCTTCGAAGATGTTTGGGAGTTTGAGAAGCGTTTCGTTGAGACTAAATAA
- a CDS encoding aspartate aminotransferase family protein, with translation MTAANKTLNGVDMSAYWLPFTPNRYFHQNPKIMQSAKGAYYYDDHGRKLFDGLSGLWCSPLGHADPRIGAAISKQYETMDYCPAFQMASEATFSLATRIANMAPAGLDKVFFTNSGSEAVDTALKIAIGYHRVMGNASRIRMIGRDRAYHGVGMGGISVGGMVANRKMFASMMMPGVDHLPHTLNLSQMAFSKGQPTWGAHLADELEKIVALHDANTIAAVILEPVQGSTGVIVPPQGYLQKIREICTKHGILLIFDEVITGFGRLGANFGADRFGVTPDMITFAKAITNGVIPLGGVIVRGDIYDNIIANGGQEQAIEFFHGYTYSGHPIPTAAGHAVLDIFESDDLVNRAKALEPILENGLHAMKGKSGVLDIRNFGLSGAVELDPVPGKPGLRALKTLEACIERGVLVRVAGDVIAVGPPFISEPKEVEFLCSVLGDAVDAVMQIKS, from the coding sequence ATGACGGCAGCAAATAAAACATTGAACGGTGTAGATATGTCAGCGTATTGGCTGCCGTTTACTCCAAATCGCTATTTTCATCAGAATCCCAAGATCATGCAGTCTGCTAAGGGAGCTTACTACTACGATGATCATGGTCGTAAGCTATTTGATGGTCTTTCTGGGCTCTGGTGCTCACCATTGGGGCATGCTGATCCACGCATTGGTGCAGCAATCTCTAAACAGTATGAAACCATGGATTATTGTCCTGCCTTTCAGATGGCAAGCGAGGCCACTTTTAGCCTAGCTACTCGCATTGCCAACATGGCGCCTGCAGGGCTGGATAAAGTCTTTTTCACCAACTCTGGATCAGAAGCCGTCGACACTGCGCTGAAAATTGCTATTGGTTATCACCGTGTTATGGGAAATGCTTCGCGCATTCGCATGATTGGCCGAGATCGCGCATATCACGGCGTTGGTATGGGCGGTATTTCAGTGGGCGGCATGGTCGCTAACCGCAAAATGTTTGCCAGCATGATGATGCCCGGTGTTGATCATCTCCCGCATACCCTCAATCTTTCGCAAATGGCTTTTTCAAAAGGACAGCCAACCTGGGGCGCACACCTAGCAGATGAGCTAGAGAAAATTGTTGCCCTTCATGATGCCAATACGATTGCAGCCGTTATTCTTGAACCCGTACAAGGATCTACGGGAGTGATTGTTCCACCACAGGGTTATCTTCAAAAGATTCGCGAGATTTGTACGAAGCACGGCATCTTGTTAATTTTTGATGAGGTCATTACAGGTTTTGGGCGTTTGGGAGCAAACTTTGGTGCTGACCGTTTCGGAGTGACACCGGACATGATTACGTTTGCAAAAGCCATTACTAATGGCGTGATTCCTCTAGGTGGTGTGATTGTCCGTGGCGATATTTATGACAACATTATTGCTAATGGTGGTCAAGAACAAGCTATTGAGTTTTTCCATGGCTATACCTACTCAGGACATCCAATACCAACTGCTGCTGGTCATGCGGTACTCGATATTTTTGAATCTGATGACTTAGTTAATCGTGCAAAAGCGCTAGAGCCAATTTTAGAGAATGGTTTACACGCCATGAAAGGTAAATCTGGAGTGTTGGATATTCGTAACTTTGGTTTGTCTGGGGCGGTAGAGCTTGATCCCGTCCCTGGTAAGCCTGGTCTGCGTGCGCTCAAAACATTAGAGGCATGTATTGAAAGGGGCGTACTTGTGCGTGTTGCGGGAGATGTGATTGCTGTAGGCCCTCCATTTATTTCGGAGCCAAAAGAGGTAGAGTTTTTGTGCAGCGTTTTGGGTGATGCGGTAGATGCAGTGATGCAAATTAAATCGTAG
- a CDS encoding tripartite tricarboxylate transporter substrate binding protein: MTILKSLLFSTCTLLSLLSTAFAAPEADWPKKPILAIVSFPAGGSTDIFARSVTAPLADLLGQSIVVENKPGAGGMIGLQAAAKAAPDGYTIHISALTNQSISSALFKNPPADLQKDFVPVALIGTIPHLIVVNPSVPAKNLPELIGFIKSKKGDFNYASQGNGSLSHLESTLFMQRIGAAGTHIPYKGSSFALPDLIAGNTLMMFDSVTASLPHIQSGKLRPIAIAAAERSPLMPNVPTLGQDGMKQFDVENFYAVFVPKGTSPAIVSKLEHEIRKILTNPDFKSRMAAQGIHPQFANSEKLAEITAEEANKWTKVVKSANVKVD, encoded by the coding sequence ATGACTATCCTCAAATCCTTACTTTTCAGCACTTGCACCCTACTTAGCTTGTTGAGTACTGCGTTCGCTGCTCCAGAGGCTGATTGGCCTAAGAAACCCATCCTCGCAATTGTTTCTTTTCCAGCTGGCGGATCTACCGATATTTTTGCGCGTAGCGTAACTGCCCCTCTAGCGGATTTACTTGGCCAATCAATTGTGGTGGAGAACAAACCTGGCGCAGGTGGCATGATTGGTCTGCAAGCAGCCGCCAAGGCCGCTCCAGATGGCTACACCATTCATATCAGCGCACTCACTAATCAATCGATTTCATCTGCTTTATTTAAAAATCCCCCCGCTGACTTGCAAAAGGATTTTGTACCTGTTGCTCTCATAGGTACCATTCCCCATTTGATTGTGGTGAACCCAAGCGTCCCCGCAAAAAATCTTCCTGAACTGATTGGCTTCATTAAATCTAAAAAAGGTGATTTCAATTACGCATCTCAAGGCAACGGCAGTCTCTCGCACTTAGAATCTACCTTGTTTATGCAGCGCATCGGTGCTGCTGGAACTCATATTCCTTATAAAGGTAGTAGTTTTGCATTACCCGACCTCATTGCTGGCAACACTTTAATGATGTTCGACAGCGTAACAGCTTCCCTACCTCACATTCAGAGCGGAAAGCTAAGACCCATTGCGATTGCTGCTGCCGAACGTTCGCCACTGATGCCCAATGTACCAACGCTGGGACAAGATGGCATGAAGCAATTTGATGTTGAGAACTTTTATGCGGTATTTGTTCCCAAAGGAACCTCCCCAGCCATTGTGAGTAAGTTAGAGCATGAGATACGGAAGATTTTGACCAATCCAGACTTTAAATCACGCATGGCTGCTCAAGGTATTCATCCGCAGTTTGCCAACTCTGAGAAGTTGGCTGAAATTACAGCCGAAGAGGCAAACAAATGGACCAAAGTTGTAAAGTCAGCGAATGTTAAAGTGGACTAA
- a CDS encoding gamma-glutamyltransferase family protein: MIISPPFGGGRAPVLARNTVASSQPLATQAGIEALQNGGNAVDAALATAITLTVVEPTMNGLGGDGFAILWDGKKIHGLNASGRAPAAWKPEYFVGKSAMDLIGWNTVTVPGMVAGWIELSRKFGKLPFAQLFKRAIDYAENGFPVSPVIARQWREAIPILKNQPGFSESFLIDGKSPQAGQIWKYPAQAKTLKEIAATEGESFYRGPLAQSMVDFAQKTGGCFTMQDFADNKPDWVEPLAFDYGEYTLLEIPPNGSGIAAQMALGILQAANVKQYPANSAQRIHLQIEAMRLAFADAYAYVSDARSMQVPVTSLLDRTYLASRAALIDHGKAGNYGAGDPHSGGTVYLCAADESGMMISYIQSNFKGFGSGVVAPGGIAFHNRGMSFSLVDGHPNQVAPGKRPFHTILPAFLTKNGQPAMAFGVMGGNMQPQGHIQFVMRFVDEYLNPQACSDAPRWRIDDLGKLTVEASMPQSVVDGLKAMGHEVAVQPANSLDFGSAQAIAKLGDDTHSAYIAGSDHRRDGLAAGF, encoded by the coding sequence ATGATTATTTCCCCTCCCTTTGGTGGCGGTCGTGCCCCAGTGCTTGCCAGAAATACCGTTGCCAGCTCCCAACCTTTAGCAACCCAAGCGGGTATTGAAGCTCTGCAAAACGGTGGGAATGCAGTCGATGCGGCGCTAGCAACTGCTATCACCCTCACTGTTGTAGAACCAACCATGAATGGTCTTGGTGGGGATGGTTTTGCAATTTTGTGGGATGGCAAAAAAATTCATGGTCTGAACGCTTCAGGTCGTGCGCCTGCCGCATGGAAGCCAGAGTATTTTGTTGGCAAATCCGCAATGGATTTAATTGGTTGGAATACGGTTACCGTTCCGGGGATGGTGGCCGGTTGGATTGAGCTCTCCAGAAAATTTGGCAAGCTGCCTTTTGCGCAACTTTTTAAACGTGCAATCGACTATGCAGAAAATGGCTTTCCAGTATCTCCAGTCATTGCTCGTCAATGGCGTGAAGCAATTCCAATTTTGAAAAATCAACCGGGCTTTAGTGAATCCTTTTTAATTGATGGCAAATCTCCACAAGCTGGACAGATCTGGAAATATCCTGCGCAAGCTAAGACCTTGAAAGAAATTGCGGCAACTGAAGGCGAATCTTTTTATAGAGGTCCGCTTGCCCAAAGTATGGTGGACTTTGCCCAGAAAACTGGTGGTTGCTTCACCATGCAAGACTTTGCCGATAACAAGCCGGATTGGGTTGAGCCACTTGCATTTGATTATGGCGAATACACTCTTCTAGAAATCCCACCGAACGGTTCTGGCATCGCGGCGCAAATGGCTTTAGGAATTTTGCAAGCCGCTAATGTCAAACAATATCCAGCAAATTCTGCGCAGCGCATTCATCTTCAGATTGAAGCAATGCGTTTAGCTTTTGCTGATGCGTATGCTTATGTCAGTGATGCACGTTCGATGCAAGTTCCAGTAACCAGTTTGTTAGATCGCACTTATCTCGCAAGTCGAGCTGCACTGATTGATCATGGCAAGGCGGGCAACTACGGGGCCGGTGATCCTCACTCTGGTGGTACCGTATACCTTTGTGCCGCAGATGAATCGGGCATGATGATTTCTTATATTCAGTCAAACTTTAAAGGCTTTGGATCTGGTGTGGTCGCTCCAGGTGGCATTGCTTTCCATAATCGTGGCATGAGCTTTAGCTTAGTTGACGGACACCCCAATCAAGTAGCTCCAGGTAAACGTCCTTTCCACACGATCTTGCCTGCTTTCTTAACGAAGAACGGTCAGCCAGCAATGGCATTTGGCGTGATGGGCGGCAATATGCAACCTCAAGGCCATATTCAATTTGTAATGCGCTTTGTTGATGAGTATTTAAACCCACAAGCTTGCTCTGATGCTCCTCGCTGGCGTATTGATGATCTGGGCAAACTGACGGTTGAGGCATCTATGCCGCAGAGTGTTGTTGATGGACTTAAAGCGATGGGCCATGAAGTGGCTGTGCAGCCTGCTAACAGCTTAGATTTTGGTAGCGCGCAAGCCATTGCCAAACTGGGTGATGACACTCACTCTGCCTATATTGCTGGTAGTGATCACCGCCGCGATGGATTGGCAGCCGGGTTTTAA
- a CDS encoding ATP-dependent RecD-like DNA helicase, with the protein MTKPYIESSDIEITPDYQAVIEAIERHDPYIFVSGKAGTGKTTLIGHLRETIPGNVVVVAPTGIAALQVKGVTIHSFFRLPPRLIFPEEDIKPLRDKRLYKDIRLLIIDEISMVRADVVDAMDLFLRENGPQKGKPFGGIQVMFVGDLFQLPPVVSSADMQVLSDRGYEGPYFFCAMALHRKDVTMVELSKIFRQKDEHFASLLNRIRINQDVDEAIDTLNAQCYRQDEQVDEQTITLTTTNARADQINGAGLRAITTEGKVYTGKTTGKFNVDERNLPSPNNLVLKVGAKVMFTATDPGFPKRWVNGTIGVVRELLPDKVKVMVQNGPYSNTVEVTGHQWESYRYDHDMMSGKISPSIIGTYVQIPLMLAWAVTIHKSQGKTLDKVKVDLSSGAFASGQVYVALSRCKTIEGISLQRPIEPRDVSCDQEIKRFYMNCLPKN; encoded by the coding sequence ATGACAAAGCCATACATCGAATCATCTGATATTGAAATCACCCCTGATTACCAAGCGGTGATTGAAGCTATCGAGCGCCATGACCCTTATATCTTTGTGAGTGGTAAGGCAGGCACGGGGAAAACAACCTTAATAGGTCACCTCCGTGAAACGATTCCTGGCAACGTCGTTGTAGTTGCCCCAACTGGCATCGCTGCATTGCAGGTAAAGGGTGTCACAATCCACTCGTTCTTTAGATTGCCTCCACGCCTGATTTTCCCTGAAGAAGACATCAAGCCACTGCGCGACAAACGTCTCTATAAAGACATTCGCTTGCTGATCATTGACGAGATTTCGATGGTGCGCGCCGATGTGGTGGATGCGATGGATTTATTCTTGCGTGAGAATGGTCCACAAAAAGGTAAGCCCTTTGGCGGTATTCAGGTGATGTTTGTGGGTGATTTATTTCAGCTGCCTCCGGTAGTCTCCAGTGCAGATATGCAGGTACTATCAGATCGAGGTTACGAAGGTCCTTATTTCTTTTGTGCCATGGCGTTACATCGTAAAGACGTCACGATGGTTGAGCTATCCAAGATCTTCCGTCAAAAAGATGAGCACTTTGCTAGTCTGCTCAATCGTATCCGTATTAACCAAGACGTAGATGAAGCGATTGATACCCTCAATGCACAGTGTTATCGCCAAGACGAACAAGTGGATGAACAAACTATCACACTAACAACGACTAACGCTCGGGCTGATCAGATCAATGGAGCAGGACTGCGCGCCATTACCACTGAGGGCAAGGTGTACACAGGTAAAACAACTGGTAAGTTCAATGTCGATGAGCGCAACCTGCCATCGCCAAATAATTTAGTCCTCAAGGTCGGCGCTAAGGTGATGTTTACCGCAACGGATCCTGGATTTCCGAAGCGCTGGGTGAATGGCACGATTGGAGTGGTGCGTGAGTTATTACCAGACAAGGTCAAAGTCATGGTGCAAAACGGACCTTACTCCAATACTGTTGAGGTAACGGGTCATCAGTGGGAATCGTATCGCTACGATCACGATATGATGTCAGGCAAGATTTCACCGAGCATCATTGGCACTTATGTGCAGATACCGCTGATGCTAGCTTGGGCTGTCACCATCCATAAGAGTCAAGGCAAGACCTTAGATAAGGTGAAGGTTGACCTTTCTTCCGGTGCCTTTGCCTCAGGTCAGGTCTATGTAGCGCTCAGTCGCTGCAAAACGATAGAGGGCATTTCTCTACAAAGGCCAATTGAGCCAAGAGATGTCAGCTGCGATCAAGAGATCAAGCGCTTTTATATGAATTGCCTGCCAAAGAATTAA
- the dusA gene encoding tRNA dihydrouridine(20/20a) synthase DusA, giving the protein MSTPTEKRLAVAPMMEWTDRHCRSFHRTLTKQAVLYTEMVTTGALMHGDVPRHLDYSEDQHPVVLQLGGSEPNDLARSAELAAQWGYDEIDLNCGCPSERVQRGAFGACLMAEPKLVADCVKAMKDAVNIPISVKHRLGLDFMDAASSEKDYQFALDFILAVADAGASQVTIHARNAVLKGLSPKENRSKPPLRYEVAAKLRIDAQKQFPRLKVLLNGGLETNEQIAGHWNDFDGFMVGRAAYHFPALLLGWDDLISTNGDAAGYLFSETEWHRIQIALVKQVWAWFDECKEKQRPFYIGAFTRHILGLAHGRAGSRYWRQRLSDHHALAKVQSKAAIADFFLDASLCLGDWAAFELGTAD; this is encoded by the coding sequence ATGAGCACTCCCACAGAAAAACGCTTGGCGGTCGCACCCATGATGGAATGGACGGATCGCCATTGCCGTTCTTTTCATCGCACACTGACCAAACAGGCAGTTCTCTATACAGAGATGGTAACTACTGGGGCATTAATGCACGGAGATGTTCCCCGTCATTTAGATTATTCAGAAGATCAGCATCCCGTAGTGTTACAGCTTGGAGGCTCTGAGCCAAATGATTTAGCGAGATCAGCTGAGCTCGCTGCGCAATGGGGTTACGACGAAATTGACCTCAATTGCGGTTGCCCATCTGAACGTGTACAGCGTGGAGCATTTGGTGCCTGTCTGATGGCTGAGCCAAAGTTAGTAGCTGATTGTGTCAAGGCAATGAAGGATGCAGTCAATATCCCGATTTCAGTCAAGCACCGCTTGGGTCTAGATTTTATGGATGCTGCAAGCTCAGAAAAAGATTATCAATTTGCTCTGGACTTTATTCTTGCTGTAGCCGATGCGGGTGCAAGTCAAGTCACTATTCATGCGCGCAATGCAGTACTCAAAGGTTTGTCTCCTAAAGAAAATCGTAGCAAGCCTCCATTGCGTTATGAGGTAGCAGCAAAGCTTCGCATTGATGCACAAAAGCAGTTTCCCAGGCTCAAAGTCCTACTCAATGGTGGCTTAGAAACCAATGAACAAATTGCAGGGCACTGGAATGATTTTGATGGTTTCATGGTCGGCAGAGCGGCATACCATTTTCCAGCATTGTTATTAGGGTGGGATGATTTAATAAGCACTAATGGTGATGCGGCAGGATATCTTTTTAGTGAGACTGAGTGGCATCGTATCCAGATAGCTTTAGTAAAGCAGGTATGGGCTTGGTTTGATGAATGCAAAGAAAAGCAAAGACCGTTTTATATCGGCGCATTTACAAGACATATTCTGGGATTGGCGCATGGAAGGGCAGGCTCACGTTATTGGCGTCAACGACTTTCTGATCACCATGCTTTAGCAAAAGTACAGAGCAAAGCTGCCATCGCCGACTTCTTTCTGGATGCCAGCCTATGCCTTGGCGATTGGGCTGCTTTTGAGTTGGGAACGGCCGATTAG